The DNA sequence GCGCGGCTCGCCGCGCCACAGGTCCCGCACGGTGTCGCGGTACTTGCCGTTCCACTCCGTCCACAGCGGCGGGAAGTTGCCCACCTGATAGCCGCCCTCGCCGACGTCCCAGGGCTCGGCGATCAGCTTCACCTGGCTGACCACCGGGTCCTGCTGGACCAGGTCGAAGAACGAGGAGAGCCGGTCCACCTCGTGGAACTGGCGCGCGAGCGTCGCCGCGAGGTCGAAGCGGAAGCCGTCCACGTGCATCTCGGTGACCCAGTACCGCAGCGAGTCCATGATCAGCTGGAGCACGTGCGGATTGCGCATCAGCAGTGAGTTGCCGGTGCCCGTGGTGTCCATGTAGTACCCCGGGTCGTCCTCCACGAGGCGGTAGTACGAGGCGTTGTCGAGGCCCCGGAAGGACAGCGTCGGGCCCAGGTGGTTGCCTTCCGCCGTGTGGTTGTAGACCACGTCCAGGATGACCTCGATGCCCGCCTCGTGCAGCGCGCGGACCGCCGACTTGAACTCCAGGACCTGCTCGCCCCGGTCGCCCCAGGAGGCGTACGCGTTGTGCGGGGCGAAGAAGCCGATCGTGTTGTAGCCCCAGTAGTTGTTCAGGTCCATGTCGACGAGGCGGTGGTCGTTCACGAACTGGTGGACCGGCATCAGCTCCAGGGTGGTCACGCCGAGCCGCGTCAGGTGCTCGATGACCGCCGGGTGCGCGAGGGCCGCGTAGGTGCCGCGCAGCTCGTCCGGCAGCTCCGGGTGCAGCATCGTCAGGCCCTTCACATGGGCCTCGTAGATCACGGTCTCGTTGTACGGCGTGCGCGGCGGGCGGTCGTCGCCCCAGTCGAAGTACGGGTTGACCACCACCGAGGCCATCATGTGCGGCGCGGAGTCCAGGTCGTTGCGCTTGTCCGGGGCGCCGAAGCGGTAGCCGTACACCTCCTCGCCCCAGTCCACCGCGCCGCCCACCGCGAGCGCGTACGGGTCAAGGAGGAGCTTCGCCGAATTGCAGCGCTGCCCGCGCGCGGGCTCGTAGGGGCCGTGCACGCGGAAGCCGTACCGCTGGCCCGGCATGACGCCGGGCAGGTACGCGTGCCGCACGAAGCCGTCGGACTCGCGGAGCTCCACCGCCGTTTCCGATCCGTCGTCGTGCAGCAAGCACAGTTCGACGCGATCTGCGGCCTCCGAGAAGACCGCGAAGTTCGTACCGGCACCGTCGTACGCGGCGCCGAGGGGATACGCCTGCCCAGGCCAGACCTGCATGTCGTCGACTCTTCCACGCTCGTCACTCCCGTGGGGGCTGCCTTGGCCAGAGTGTGCTCGAAAGTGGGGCAACCACAAAGGAGTTGAGTCCGTCTAACCGACTGACCACATACTCGACATGCCCATGAATTGGGCCCATCAGGGGAGATTGGGGGAGGATGTGCGCAAGCTAGTCAGACGCCATCTCGGGAAGGTCGTGGCGGGGGGTGCCCTCGCCGTGGCGGCCAGCGCGGCGCTGGTGGCCGTCACACTGCCCGACCAGGCGGGGGCGGGGGAGTCCGACCGCAGCACGGCGGCGGGCTCCTCGCGCCAGGACGCCGTAGCACCCGACGGCCGGGTGCAGGCCGCGCCCGACGAGGGCTCCGAGGGGGTCGGCAGCGACCCGCTGACCGACGCGGAGACCGAGCGGGCCCAGAAGATAGCCCTGGACAGCAACGGCCTGCGCTCCAGCGCACGGGACGTGGAGGGCGACCGGGGGCCGCAGCGCCTGTCCACGAACCTCGCGGAGAACGAGCCGGGGGCGACCGGGGACGACGCCGAGCGCCGCGCCGAGATCGTCTACTACGACTACAAGAAGGACGCCGTCGTCGCGAAGACGGTGAACCTGAAGACCGGCAAGGTCGAGTCGACCAACACGGCCCAGAACGTCCAGCCGCCGCCCAGCGAGGAGGAGCTGACCGAGGCCGCGCAGCTGCTGATCGCCGACGACCACGGCAAGGGCCTGCGGGACGACTACAAGAAGGCCACGGGCAAGAAGCTCGACGGCCCCGGGGACCTGGACCTGAGCGGCTTCGTCTTCCGCAAGGAGACCCTCGC is a window from the Streptomyces spectabilis genome containing:
- a CDS encoding Tat pathway signal sequence domain protein, encoding MAGGALAVAASAALVAVTLPDQAGAGESDRSTAAGSSRQDAVAPDGRVQAAPDEGSEGVGSDPLTDAETERAQKIALDSNGLRSSARDVEGDRGPQRLSTNLAENEPGATGDDAERRAEIVYYDYKKDAVVAKTVNLKTGKVESTNTAQNVQPPPSEEELTEAAQLLIADDHGKGLRDDYKKATGKKLDGPGDLDLSGFVFRKETLAGVPSDLQDCGKHRCIQVVAKVKNGPWIDTRAFIVDLSDRHVGRLR
- the glgX gene encoding glycogen debranching protein GlgX, with the protein product MQVWPGQAYPLGAAYDGAGTNFAVFSEAADRVELCLLHDDGSETAVELRESDGFVRHAYLPGVMPGQRYGFRVHGPYEPARGQRCNSAKLLLDPYALAVGGAVDWGEEVYGYRFGAPDKRNDLDSAPHMMASVVVNPYFDWGDDRPPRTPYNETVIYEAHVKGLTMLHPELPDELRGTYAALAHPAVIEHLTRLGVTTLELMPVHQFVNDHRLVDMDLNNYWGYNTIGFFAPHNAYASWGDRGEQVLEFKSAVRALHEAGIEVILDVVYNHTAEGNHLGPTLSFRGLDNASYYRLVEDDPGYYMDTTGTGNSLLMRNPHVLQLIMDSLRYWVTEMHVDGFRFDLAATLARQFHEVDRLSSFFDLVQQDPVVSQVKLIAEPWDVGEGGYQVGNFPPLWTEWNGKYRDTVRDLWRGEPRTLAEFASRLTGSSDLYQGDGRRPLASINFVTCHDGFTLHDLVAYNEKHNDANGEDNQDGESHNRSWNCGVEGDTDDPDVLALRARQLRNFLATLMLSQGVPMLSHGDEFARTQGGNNNAYCQDNEVAWVRWPDGESTLLEFTRAMAWLRRDHPVFRRRRFFHGRPVEGTHDELSDISWFTPEGEEMIQEDWDAAQARALTVFLNGNAISEPGPRGERITDDSFLLMFNASPDPLEFVVPVNQGQQWQVVVDTAREDGVPPGTGAKVRAGERVTLTDRSLTVLQRPA